The Acidimicrobiales bacterium genome contains the following window.
ACCGTCCACGACCGGTGACGCTACGCCTCCTCCTTCCCGGTGGCGGCACCAGGACGACCTCACGAGCCAGACCCGATCAGAAGTAGATGACCCGCTTGGCCCGCTCCTCGACCTCGTCGAGGTCGTCGGTCCAGGCACCGGTGGAGAGGTACTTCCACCCGCCGTCGCAGACGATCGTGACGATGATGGCCTCCTCTCCCTCGGGGATGGCCGCCGCGCACTTGACGGCGGCAGCCATGATGGCGCCCGACGAGATGCCGGCGAAGATGCCGACCTCGGTGAGGCGGCGGGTCCACTCGATCGACTCGCGGGGTCGCACGATCATCTTGCGGTCGAGCAGCTCGAAGCCGTCGTTGTCGGTGAACACCGGCGGGATGAAGCCCTCGTCGAGGTTCTTCAGCCCGTCGACCATCTCCCCCGCCGGCGGCTCTATCGCCCACAGCTGGATGTCGGGGTTGCGCTCCTTGAGGAACCGGCCCACGCCCATGAGGGTGCCGGCGGTGCCGAGGCCGGCGATGAAGTGGGTGATCTCGGGGCAGTCGCGCCAGATCTCGGGGCCGGTGCCCTCGTAGTGGGCCCGGGGGTTGGCCGGGTTGGCGTACTGGTACGGGAAGAACCAGTCGGGGTGCTCCTCGGCCAGCGTCTGCGCCCGCCGCATGGCCCCGTTGGAGCCCTCACCGCCGGGCGAGTCGATGATCTCGGCCCCCCACACCCCGAGGAGCTGCCGGCGCTCGATGCTGACGTTCTCCGGCAGGACCACCTTGAAGGGGTAGCCGCGCATCTTGGCGATCATGGCCAAGGCGATGCCGGTGTTGCCCGACGACGACTC
Protein-coding sequences here:
- a CDS encoding cysteine synthase family protein; the protein is MAPYDSVLDLIGNTPLVEISQLSPNPRARIFAKLEGQNPGGSVKDRAAKWMVEEAEKDGRLTPGKTILESSSGNTGIALAMIAKMRGYPFKVVLPENVSIERRQLLGVWGAEIIDSPGGEGSNGAMRRAQTLAEEHPDWFFPYQYANPANPRAHYEGTGPEIWRDCPEITHFIAGLGTAGTLMGVGRFLKERNPDIQLWAIEPPAGEMVDGLKNLDEGFIPPVFTDNDGFELLDRKMIVRPRESIEWTRRLTEVGIFAGISSGAIMAAAVKCAAAIPEGEEAIIVTIVCDGGWKYLSTGAWTDDLDEVEERAKRVIYF